One Nicotiana tomentosiformis chromosome 4, ASM39032v3, whole genome shotgun sequence genomic window carries:
- the LOC104105922 gene encoding patatin-like protein 2 — MERAIPSSGSFKHQPPTCGNLITILSIDGGGIRGLIPGTILEFLESQLQALDGVDARLADYFDVIAGTSTGGLVTAMLAAPNKDKRPLFAAKDIKPFYLEHGPRIFPQNTMNWFGIGTITNMWKLATGPKYAGKYLHKVIKEKLGGTHLHETLTNVVIPTFDIKNMQPTIFSSYEARKNPLMDAKLSDICISTSAAPTYLPAHQFQTQDRDGNFHEFNLIDGAIAANNPTLIATSEVTKQIYAENPDFFPIKPSDHGRFLVISIGTGSAKLEHKFNAKMAAKWGILGWLTNGGSNPIIDVFTQGGDDMVDYYISVAFQALRSDEDHYLRIQDDTLSGTDSSVDIATKENMAKLVEIGETLLKKPVSRINLKKGIFEPHEIGGTNEETLKRFATKLSEEKRLRDSKCRHTNNTT; from the exons ATGGAGAGGGCAATTCCATCATCTGGTTCTTTCAAGCATCAGCCTCCAACTTGTGGCAATTTAATCACCATTCTCAGCATCGATGGAGGTGGAATTAGGGGACTAATTCCTGGCACCATTCTTGAGTTCCTTGAATCTCAACTCCAG GCATTGGACGGTGTGGATGCGAGGCTTGCAGATTATTTTGATGTAATTGCAGGAACAAGCACAGGAGGTCTTGTCACGGCTATGCTAGCAGCTCCAAACAAAGACAAACGTCCTCTATTTGCTGCTAAAGACATAAAGCCTTTCTATCTTGAGCATGGCCCTAGGATATTCCCACAAAATACTAT GAATTGGTTTGGAATTGGTACAATTACGAATATGTGGAAATTAGCAACAGGACCAAAGTATGCTGGGAAGTATCTTCACAAAGTCATAAAAGAGAAACTAGGAGGGACTCATTTGCATGAGACATTGACTAATGTGGTTATTCCAACTTTTGATATCAAGAATATGCAGCCCACAATTTTCTCTTCTTATGAG GCTAGGAAAAATCCATTAATGGATGCTAAGCTTTCAGATATATGCATCAGTACATCTGCTGCTCCAACATATCTTCCTGCACATCAGTTCCAGACTCAAGACAGAGATGGCAACTTTCATGAGTTCAATCTTATTGATGGTGCAATCGCAGCTAACAATCCA ACCCTTATTGCTACAAGTGAAGTTACCAAACAAATATATGCGGAAAATCCAGATTTCTTCCCAATAAAACCCAGTGATCATGGAAGGTTTTTGGTGATTTCAATAGGCACTGGATCAGCAAAACTGGAACATAAATTTAATGCTAAAATGGCAGCCAAATGGGGTATCTTAGGTTGGCTAACTAATGGAGGTTCAAATCCAATTATTGATGTTTTTACTCAAGGTGGTGATGATATGGTTGATTATTATATTTCTGTTGCTTTCCAAGCTCTTCGTTCTGATGAAGACCATTACCTTCGTATTCag GATGACACACTAAGTGGAACAGACTCGTCTGTTGACATAGCAACAAAAGAGAACATGGCCAAATTGGTTGAAATAGGAGAAACTTTATTGAAGAAACCAGTTTCAAGGATAAATCTGAAGAAAGGTATATTTGAACCACATGAAATTGGTGGTACAAATGAAGAAACTTTGAAAAG GTTTGCAACGAAGCTTTCTGAAGAAAAAAGACTCAGGGATTCCAAGTGTCGTCATACAAACAATACAACTTAA
- the LOC138910472 gene encoding uncharacterized mitochondrial protein AtMg00810-like: MTDLGLLHYFLGLEIKQSLDGIFASQRKYASDLLKRFNMLGCKIASIPMNVNEKLISNDGTGLTDARCFRSIVGGLNYLSHTRPDMVFFVSVVSRFMHNPTKHHFGAEKRILRYVVGTADFGIWYSNVSDFKLFGFTDSDWAGVISWSSKKQENVALSSFEAEYVVATTSACQAVWLKRLLADLFQE; the protein is encoded by the exons atgacaGACTTGGGGTTGTTGCACTATTTTCTTGGTCTTGAGATTAAACAAAGTTTAGATGGCATTTTTGCCTCGCAAAGAAAATATGCATCTGATCTTCTTAAGAGATTCAATATGTTGGGTTGTAAGATAGCTTCTATACCTATGAATGTAAATGAGAAGCTCATATCAAATGATGGTACGGGTTTGACGGATGCTCGATGCTTTAGAAGCATTGTTGGTGGTCTAAATTATTTATCGCACACACGGCCTGACATGGTATTTTTTGTTAGTGTGGTTTCCAGATTCATGCATAACCCAACAAAGCATCATTTTGGGGCAGAAAAGCGGATTTTACGATATGTTGTCGGAACTGCTGATTTTGGAATTTGGTACTCTAATGTGTCAGATTTTAAATTGTTTGGTTTCACAGATAGTGATTGGGCAG GTGTTATATCTTGGAGCTCAAAGAAGCAAGAAAATGTGGCCTTGTCATCATTTGAAGCAGAATATGTTGTTGCCACTACATCAGCTTGTCAAGCAGTTTGGCTAAAGAGGTTACTTGCTGATCTATTTCAAGAGTAA
- the LOC104105923 gene encoding patatin-like protein 2 — MKKAISSSGSLKLQPPTYGKLITILSIDGGGIRGIIPATILEYLESQLQELDGEDARLADYFDIIAGTSTGGLVTAMLTAPDKDKRPLFAAKDIKPFYLEHGPKIFPQKKSMVLFGSVLKTLKSLMGPKYNGKYLHQVIEEKLGETLLHETLTNVVIPTFDIKNLQPTIFSTFEARVKPLMDARLSNICISTSAAPTYLPAHYFQTQDKDGNFHEFNLVDGGVAANNPALVATSQVTHQIMTGNPDFFPIKPIDYGRFLVISIGTGSAKVEQKYNAKIASKWGILGWLLNGGSTPIVDVFTQASGDMVDLHISVVFQGLHSEENYLRIQDDTLTGTDSSVDIATKENMDKLVEIGKTLLKKPVSRVNLQTGLSEQCKNGGTNEETLKRFAKLLSEEKRLRNSKSPHTNKTSE, encoded by the exons ATGAAGAAGGCAATATCATCATCTGGTTCTTTAAAGTTACAGCCTCCAACTTATGGTAAACTCATAACCATTCTCAGCATCGATGGAGGTGGAATTAGGGGAATAATTCCTGCCACTATTCTTGAGTATCTTGAATCTCAACTCCAG GAATTGGATGGTGAAGATGCAAGGCTTGCGGATTACTTCGATATAATTGCAGGAACAAGCACAGGTGGTCTAGTCACAGCCATGCTAACAGCTCCAGACAAAGACAAGCGTCCTTTATTTGCTGCTAAAGAcattaaacccttctatcttgaACATGGCCCTAAGATATTCCCACAGAAAAA ATCGATGGTACTGTTTGGATCAGTATTGAAAACCTTGAAATCTCTAATGGGACCAAAGTATAATGGAAAGTATCTTCACCAAGTCATAGAGGAGAAACTAGGGGAGACTCTGTTGCATGAGACATTGACTAATGTGGTCATTCCTACTTTTGATATCAAGAATCTACAGCCAACCATTTTCTCCACTTTTGAG GCTAGAGTAAAACCATTAATGGATGCTCGGCTTTCCAATATATGCATCAGCACATCAGCTGCTCCAACGTATCTTCCTGCACATTATTTCCAGACCCAAGATAAAGATGGCAACTTTCATGAGTTCAATCTTGTCGATGGTGGAGTAGCAGCTAACAATCCA GCCCTTGTTGCTACAAGCCAAGTGACCCATCAAATAATGACTGGAAACCCAGATTTCTTCCCAATCAAACCCATTGATTATGGAAGGTTTTTGGTGATATCTATAGGCACTGGATCAGCAAAAGTGGAACAGAAATATAATGCTAAAATTGCATCCAAATGGGGTATCTTGGGTTGGCTTCTTAATGGAGGTTCAACTCCAATTGTGGATGTTTTTACTCAAGCCAGTGGTGATATGGTTGATCTTCATATTTCTGTTGTTTTCCAAGGTCTTCATTCTGAAGAAAATTACCTTCGTATTCAG GATGACACATTAACTGGAACAGACTCCTCTGTTGATATAGCAACCAAAGAAAACATGGACAAATTGGTTGAAATAGGGAAAACTTTATTGAAGAAACCAGTTTCAAGGGTAAATTTGCAAACAGGCCTATCTGAACAATGCAAAAATGGTGGCACAAATGAAGAAACTTTGAAAAG GTTTGCGAAGTTGCTTTCAGAAGAAAAAAGACTAAGGAATTCCAAGTCACCTCATACAAACAAAACCTCAGAGTAG